Proteins found in one Methylobacterium sp. CB376 genomic segment:
- the nrdR gene encoding transcriptional regulator NrdR has translation MRCPYCGGLDTQVKDSRPSDDASAIRRRRICPDCGGRFTTFERVQLRDLTVVKRSGRRVPFDRDKLQRSIDVALRKRPVEADRVERLVSGIARQLESGGEAEVSSEAIGELVMEGLKALDDVAYVRFASVYKNFREARDFEELLGRLNGAGRPGGEPEPPDEAAPGPAAAPGEGGEAPARRARSRA, from the coding sequence ATGCGGTGCCCCTATTGCGGCGGCCTCGACACGCAGGTGAAGGATTCCCGGCCGAGCGACGACGCCTCGGCCATCCGGCGCCGCCGGATCTGCCCGGATTGCGGCGGGCGCTTCACCACCTTCGAGCGGGTGCAGCTGCGGGACCTCACCGTGGTGAAGCGCTCGGGGCGCAGGGTCCCGTTCGACCGCGACAAGCTGCAGCGCTCGATCGACGTCGCCCTGCGCAAGCGCCCGGTCGAGGCCGACCGCGTCGAGCGGCTGGTGAGCGGCATCGCCCGCCAGCTCGAGAGCGGCGGCGAGGCGGAGGTGAGCAGCGAGGCGATCGGCGAACTCGTCATGGAGGGGCTGAAGGCCCTCGACGACGTCGCCTACGTGCGCTTCGCCTCGGTCTACAAGAATTTCCGCGAGGCCCGCGACTTCGAGGAGCTGCTCGGGCGCCTCAACGGGGCGGGGCGCCCCGGGGGCGAGCCGGAGCCGCCGGACGAGGCCGCGCCCGGGCCGGCGGCTGCGCCGGGGGAGGGCGGCGAGGCGCCGGCACGGCGCGCCCGGTCGCGCGCGTGA
- a CDS encoding SlyX family protein has product MAEPETRLDDLEIRVAHQERALEDLSRMVAAQWTQLDQLARQVAALQERLREMAERPTAPGEEPPPPHY; this is encoded by the coding sequence ATGGCCGAGCCGGAGACCCGCCTCGACGACCTGGAGATCCGGGTGGCGCACCAGGAGCGGGCTCTCGAGGACCTGAGCCGCATGGTCGCCGCCCAGTGGACCCAGCTCGACCAGCTCGCGCGGCAGGTCGCCGCGCTCCAGGAGCGCCTGCGCGAGATGGCCGAGCGCCCGACCGCGCCCGGCGAGGAGCCGCCACCGCCCCACTACTGA
- the glyA gene encoding serine hydroxymethyltransferase: MSAGTAKTPLSNSFFSASLADVDPELSRAVQQELGRQQHEIELIASENIVSRAVLEAQGSVLTNKYAEGYPGRRYYGGCEFVDIAENLAIERAKRLFGCDFANVQPNSGSQANQAVFMATMQPGDTFLGLDLAAGGHLTHGAPPNVSGKWFKPVSYTVRREDQRIDMEQVAKLAEEHKPKVIIAGGSGYPRHWDFAKFREIADSVGAVFFVDMAHFAGLVAGGVHPSPFPHAHVVTTTTHKTLRGPRGGMVLTNDEALAKKINSAVFPGLQGGPLMHVIAGKAVAFGEALSPDFKIYAKQVVENAKALADTIISGGFDITTGGTDNHLMLVDMRPKNLTGKAAEAALSRAGITCNKNGVPFDPQKPTVTSGIRLGTPAATSRGFGVAEFKKVGELIVTVLDGLARAGEAGDGAAEKKVLEEVHALTDRFPIYA; encoded by the coding sequence ATGAGCGCGGGCACCGCCAAGACTCCCCTGTCGAATTCGTTCTTCTCGGCTTCCCTCGCTGACGTCGATCCGGAACTGTCCCGCGCGGTGCAACAGGAGCTCGGCCGGCAGCAGCACGAGATCGAGCTGATCGCCTCCGAGAACATCGTGTCGCGGGCGGTGCTGGAGGCGCAGGGCTCGGTGCTCACCAACAAGTACGCGGAGGGCTATCCGGGCCGCCGCTACTACGGCGGCTGCGAGTTCGTCGACATTGCCGAGAACCTCGCCATCGAGCGCGCCAAGCGCCTGTTCGGCTGCGACTTCGCCAACGTGCAGCCGAATTCCGGCAGCCAGGCGAACCAGGCCGTGTTCATGGCCACGATGCAGCCGGGCGACACCTTCCTGGGCCTCGACCTCGCGGCGGGCGGCCACCTCACCCACGGTGCGCCCCCGAACGTCTCGGGCAAGTGGTTCAAGCCGGTCTCCTACACGGTGCGCCGCGAGGACCAGCGCATCGACATGGAGCAGGTCGCCAAGCTCGCCGAGGAGCACAAGCCCAAGGTGATCATCGCGGGCGGCTCGGGCTATCCCCGCCACTGGGACTTCGCCAAGTTCCGCGAGATCGCCGACAGCGTCGGCGCCGTGTTCTTCGTCGACATGGCCCATTTCGCCGGTCTCGTGGCGGGCGGCGTGCATCCCTCGCCGTTCCCGCACGCCCACGTCGTCACCACGACCACGCACAAGACGCTGCGCGGCCCGCGCGGCGGCATGGTCCTGACGAACGACGAGGCTCTGGCCAAGAAGATCAACTCGGCCGTGTTCCCGGGCCTCCAGGGCGGCCCGCTGATGCACGTCATCGCCGGCAAGGCGGTGGCCTTCGGCGAGGCGCTCTCGCCCGACTTCAAGATCTACGCCAAGCAGGTGGTGGAGAACGCCAAGGCGCTGGCCGACACGATCATCTCGGGCGGCTTCGACATCACCACCGGCGGCACCGACAACCACCTGATGCTGGTGGACATGCGGCCCAAGAACCTGACCGGCAAGGCGGCCGAGGCGGCCCTCTCGCGCGCCGGCATCACCTGCAACAAGAACGGCGTGCCGTTCGACCCGCAGAAGCCGACCGTGACCTCGGGCATCCGCCTCGGCACCCCGGCCGCCACCTCCCGCGGCTTCGGCGTCGCCGAGTTCAAGAAGGTGGGCGAGCTCATCGTGACGGTGCTCGACGGCCTCGCCCGGGCGGGCGAGGCGGGCGACGGCGCGGCCGAGAAGAAGGTGCTGGAGGAGGTCCACGCCCTCACGGACCGCTTCCCCATCTACGCCTGA